Proteins from a genomic interval of Hydrogenophaga sp. PAMC20947:
- a CDS encoding acetyl-CoA carboxylase carboxyltransferase subunit alpha: MAKKNFLDFEQPIAELESKIEELRYVQTESAVDISAEIEQLAGKSLQLTKDIYSHLTPWQITKIARHTDRPYTLDYVRDIFTHFQELHGDRHFSDDLSIVGGLARFNGQPCMVLGHQKGRDTKERGLRNFGMTKPEGYRKALRLMKLAEKFKLPVFTFVDTPGAYPGIDAEERGQSEAIGRNIFEMAQLEVPIISTIIGEGGSGGALAISVADQVLMLQYSVYSVISPEGCASILWKTSDRASDAADALGITAHRLKALGLVDKIVNEPVGGAHRDHRQMAAFLKRGLADAWRQLSDLKVKELVDRRYARLNSYGRFTDTKADSKSDKR, from the coding sequence TTGGCCAAAAAGAATTTTCTCGACTTTGAGCAACCGATTGCTGAGCTCGAGAGCAAGATCGAAGAGCTGCGTTATGTGCAGACCGAGTCGGCGGTCGACATCTCTGCGGAGATCGAGCAGTTGGCGGGCAAGAGCCTGCAGCTGACCAAAGACATTTACAGCCATCTCACGCCTTGGCAGATCACCAAGATTGCTCGCCATACAGACCGCCCTTACACCCTTGACTATGTGCGCGACATCTTCACGCACTTTCAAGAGCTGCACGGTGACCGGCATTTTTCCGACGATCTGAGCATTGTGGGCGGGTTGGCCCGTTTCAACGGCCAGCCCTGCATGGTGCTCGGCCATCAAAAGGGCCGCGACACCAAGGAGCGTGGTTTGCGCAACTTCGGCATGACCAAGCCCGAGGGTTACCGCAAGGCGCTGCGCTTGATGAAGCTGGCTGAGAAGTTCAAGTTGCCGGTGTTCACCTTTGTGGATACCCCGGGCGCTTATCCGGGTATCGATGCGGAAGAGCGTGGGCAGTCCGAGGCCATTGGCCGCAACATTTTTGAGATGGCCCAGCTGGAGGTCCCCATCATTTCCACCATCATTGGTGAAGGGGGTTCGGGTGGTGCGCTGGCGATTTCGGTGGCCGATCAGGTGTTGATGTTGCAGTACTCGGTGTACTCGGTGATCAGCCCGGAAGGCTGTGCGTCCATTTTGTGGAAGACCAGTGACCGGGCCAGTGATGCGGCCGATGCGCTGGGCATCACCGCGCACCGTCTCAAGGCGTTGGGGCTGGTCGACAAGATCGTGAACGAGCCGGTGGGCGGCGCGCACCGCGATCATCGTCAGATGGCGGCCTTTCTCAAGCGCGGTCTGGCCGATGCCTGGCGCCAGCTGTCCGATCTCAAGGTGAAAGAGCTGGTTGACCGACGCTATGCGCGCCTCAACAGCTACGGTCGCTTCACCGACACCAAAGCCGACAGCAAATCGGACAAGCGTTGA
- the tilS gene encoding tRNA lysidine(34) synthetase TilS yields the protein MNRSANPCDGALAQWCERWQFHPDGESTIVAVAFSGGADSTAVLLAAHRRWPGRVVALHIHHGLQVAADDFVRHVRQVCGQLGVELLVEHVQAHAGPGESPEDAARRARYAALSRMASAASVSCVLLGQHADDQAETVVLALSRGSGLPGMAGMSERFVREGASFGRPVLAVPGSALRSWLDEAGQTYVDDPTNADERFTRNRIRGRLMPAWAEVAPGYCEALARSARHAAQAQALLDELADLDLAHLGCPPRIRELQSLNRNRQGNALRRWLKQGWGVAPSEVQLRELLHQVGACRTRGHRIDLKIANGRITREGDRLDYAPPI from the coding sequence GTGAACAGGTCGGCCAACCCCTGCGATGGGGCGCTGGCCCAGTGGTGTGAGCGCTGGCAGTTCCACCCGGATGGCGAAAGCACCATTGTCGCTGTGGCCTTCAGTGGGGGAGCAGATTCAACGGCTGTGTTGCTGGCGGCCCACCGGCGTTGGCCGGGCCGGGTTGTTGCATTGCACATTCACCATGGCTTGCAGGTTGCGGCCGACGATTTTGTGCGACACGTGCGGCAGGTGTGTGGGCAGTTGGGCGTTGAGCTGCTCGTAGAGCACGTTCAAGCCCATGCTGGGCCAGGGGAGAGCCCCGAAGATGCGGCCCGCCGTGCGCGCTATGCGGCCTTGAGCCGCATGGCGAGCGCAGCCTCGGTATCTTGTGTGCTGCTGGGGCAGCATGCGGACGACCAGGCTGAGACTGTGGTGCTGGCGCTGAGCCGGGGCTCTGGCTTGCCGGGAATGGCCGGGATGTCCGAGCGGTTTGTGCGCGAAGGGGCAAGCTTCGGGCGACCTGTTCTGGCGGTGCCCGGCAGTGCCTTGAGATCCTGGCTGGACGAGGCTGGGCAGACCTATGTTGACGACCCCACCAATGCCGATGAGCGTTTCACCCGCAATCGGATCCGTGGCCGCCTGATGCCAGCCTGGGCCGAAGTGGCACCCGGGTACTGTGAAGCTTTGGCGCGAAGCGCGCGCCATGCGGCGCAAGCACAAGCGTTGCTCGACGAGCTGGCCGATCTGGATCTGGCGCACCTGGGCTGTCCGCCACGGATTCGGGAATTGCAGTCCCTGAACCGCAACCGGCAGGGCAATGCCCTGCGTCGATGGCTCAAGCAGGGCTGGGGAGTGGCCCCCAGTGAGGTGCAGTTGCGTGAGCTGTTGCACCAGGTGGGCGCCTGCCGCACGCGCGGACATCGGATCGACCTCAAAATTGCCAATGGGCGCATCACACGCGAAGGCGATCGGCTGGATTACGCCCCACCGATATAA
- a CDS encoding aspartate kinase, translating into MALIVHKYGGTSMGSTERIRNVAKRVAKWHRAGHQMVVVPSAMSGETNRLLGLAKELAPSNSGDAYGRELDMLAATGEQASSALLAIALQAEGLAAVSYAGWQVPIKTNSAFTKARIESIDDVRVRGDLDAGKVVIVTGFQGVDPDGHITTLGRGGSDTSAVAVAAALKAAECLIFTDVDGVYTTDPRVVPEARRLLRVSFEEMLEMASLGSKVLQIRSVEFAGKYKVPLRVLSSFTPWDIDLNEEAASGTLITFEEDEQMEQAVVSGIAFTRDEAKIAVLGVPDTPGIAYQILGAVADANIEVDVIIQNVSKEGRTDFSFTVHHNDFQKAMDLLKLQVLPKLGAAEVVGDPRICKVSIVGIGMRSHVGVASRMFKCLSDEGINIQMISTSEIKTSVVIDEKYMELAVRSLHREFDLDQPVDTITA; encoded by the coding sequence ATGGCATTGATAGTTCACAAGTACGGCGGCACCTCGATGGGGTCGACCGAGCGCATCCGAAACGTGGCCAAGCGCGTGGCCAAATGGCACCGCGCCGGTCACCAGATGGTGGTGGTTCCCAGCGCCATGAGCGGCGAGACCAACCGCTTGCTGGGTTTGGCCAAAGAGCTGGCACCCTCGAATTCTGGCGATGCTTACGGACGAGAACTCGACATGCTGGCCGCCACCGGTGAACAGGCTTCTTCGGCTTTGCTGGCCATTGCCTTGCAGGCAGAAGGTCTGGCGGCAGTCAGCTATGCGGGCTGGCAGGTGCCCATCAAGACCAACAGCGCTTTCACCAAGGCGCGGATCGAGTCGATTGATGATGTGCGTGTACGCGGCGATCTGGATGCGGGCAAGGTCGTGATCGTGACCGGTTTTCAGGGCGTTGACCCCGATGGCCACATCACCACGTTGGGGCGGGGCGGCAGCGACACCTCGGCTGTGGCGGTGGCCGCGGCGCTCAAGGCGGCCGAGTGCCTGATATTCACCGATGTGGACGGTGTCTACACGACCGATCCACGCGTCGTGCCTGAGGCGCGACGCCTGTTGCGTGTGAGCTTTGAGGAAATGCTGGAGATGGCCAGCCTGGGCAGCAAGGTATTGCAGATCCGCTCGGTGGAATTTGCGGGCAAGTACAAAGTGCCGTTGCGTGTGCTCTCGAGCTTCACGCCCTGGGATATTGACCTGAATGAAGAAGCCGCATCCGGCACCCTGATCACTTTTGAGGAAGACGAACAAATGGAACAAGCCGTCGTTTCCGGCATCGCATTCACCCGCGACGAAGCCAAAATTGCTGTGTTGGGGGTGCCCGACACCCCAGGCATTGCCTATCAGATTCTTGGCGCGGTGGCCGACGCCAACATCGAAGTCGATGTGATCATCCAGAACGTGAGCAAGGAAGGCAGGACCGACTTCAGCTTCACGGTGCACCACAATGACTTCCAGAAGGCGATGGACCTGCTCAAGTTGCAGGTGTTGCCCAAGCTGGGTGCAGCCGAGGTGGTGGGCGATCCACGTATTTGCAAGGTGAGCATTGTCGGTATCGGCATGCGCAGCCACGTGGGCGTGGCCAGCCGCATGTTCAAGTGCCTGAGCGATGAAGGCATCAACATCCAGATGATCTCGACGTCGGAAATCAAGACTTCAGTGGTGATCGACGAGAAGTACATGGAGCTGGCGGTGCGTTCTTTGCATCGAGAGTTCGATCTGGATCAGCCGGTTGACACCATCACCGCTTGA
- a CDS encoding DMT family transporter, whose amino-acid sequence MSAPPTLSPRLTGTAFATLLLIAFMMGANHVAARLAFDHGVEVVTAVAFRSGVTAVVVALLVLWQGVSLALTRRHRQVLPVIGALVAIQSLCLYASVARLPVALALLAFNTYPLWTALWARLIYAHRPEGRVLRAMPLMLVGLALALDVSGAASGLGLSTQWAQMGAGVAFALAAAATFGLALVLTQHEAADVDGRLRTAITMAMVGLLALGGVAWQGGFHLPQAPLGWVGLMGLTVLYGTAFTVMFTVLPRLGVVGNSAIMNVEPIFALVLAWLVLGQTIAPLQVAGGLLVVATVMWLGLARR is encoded by the coding sequence ATGTCTGCGCCACCCACCCTATCGCCTCGCCTCACGGGCACCGCTTTTGCCACGCTGCTGTTGATCGCCTTCATGATGGGCGCCAATCACGTGGCGGCTCGCCTGGCGTTTGATCATGGCGTGGAGGTGGTCACAGCCGTGGCGTTTCGCAGCGGTGTGACCGCTGTGGTGGTTGCGTTGCTGGTGTTGTGGCAGGGCGTGAGCTTGGCGCTGACGCGGAGACACCGGCAGGTCTTGCCCGTGATTGGCGCTTTGGTCGCGATTCAAAGTCTGTGCCTTTATGCGTCTGTGGCGAGGCTGCCCGTGGCGCTGGCTTTGCTGGCGTTCAACACCTATCCTTTGTGGACGGCGCTCTGGGCGCGACTGATCTATGCGCACCGACCTGAAGGGCGGGTGTTGCGTGCCATGCCTTTGATGCTGGTGGGGCTGGCGCTTGCCCTGGACGTGTCTGGTGCGGCTTCGGGCCTGGGGCTTTCAACCCAGTGGGCCCAGATGGGCGCGGGGGTGGCCTTCGCGCTGGCTGCAGCTGCCACGTTTGGCCTCGCGTTGGTGTTGACACAGCATGAAGCGGCGGATGTGGACGGACGGCTTCGCACGGCCATCACGATGGCGATGGTCGGATTGCTTGCGCTCGGGGGCGTGGCCTGGCAGGGCGGTTTCCACTTGCCTCAAGCACCCTTGGGGTGGGTGGGGCTGATGGGGCTGACGGTTCTCTACGGCACCGCTTTCACGGTGATGTTCACGGTATTGCCCCGTCTGGGCGTGGTCGGTAACTCGGCCATCATGAATGTAGAGCCGATTTTTGCACTGGTGCTGGCCTGGCTGGTGTTGGGACAGACCATTGCGCCCTTGCAGGTGGCGGGTGGTCTGCTGGTCGTGGCCACGGTGATGTGGCTGGGTCTGGCTCGACGGTAA
- a CDS encoding tripartite tricarboxylate transporter permease: MDTFNSLANGFAIALTWQNLFLALIGCFLGTLIGALPGLGPSNGVAILIPVVFSLGLPATPALILLTSVYYGAMYGGRISSILLNIPGDEPALMTTLDGYPMARAGQAGEALAISGIASFVGAFFATWGLVFLAPQLVDLALLFGPAEYFAMFTLAFATLGGVTSANQAKAAFAAAIGLALAFVGVDGQTGVPRFSFGNVHFYDGIDFLIAIVGMFALSEVLVFIEERGQKNSTSTQPVTSIGRSIPPWSMLKQTSGSMARGTVLGFIAGVLPGAGASLGSFLAYTVEKKVVGKNGKFGQGDPRGVAAPEAGNNAAAGGALVPMLALGVPGSGTTAVLLAMLLSLNITPGPLLFTNNPDVVWGLIAALFIANIMLLLLNVPMVGLFARILRIPPYYLMPAVAMISFIGIYALTNSTFDLMLMIAFGVFGWLMRKLNIPMVPVILGILLGELMEKNLRRALTISDGDMSILYGSPLAVTFLAMAIAGFVLPIFIAKFVTPKRMVIPESHNDGTSD, from the coding sequence ATGGATACCTTCAACTCCCTGGCCAATGGTTTTGCCATTGCGCTCACCTGGCAAAACCTGTTTCTGGCCTTGATCGGCTGCTTCCTGGGCACACTGATCGGAGCCCTGCCCGGCCTGGGCCCATCCAACGGCGTGGCCATTCTGATCCCCGTGGTCTTCAGCCTCGGCCTGCCCGCCACGCCTGCGCTCATTCTGCTCACCAGCGTGTACTACGGCGCCATGTACGGCGGCCGTATCTCTTCTATCCTGCTGAACATCCCCGGCGATGAGCCAGCGCTCATGACCACGCTGGACGGCTACCCCATGGCGCGCGCCGGGCAAGCCGGCGAAGCCTTGGCCATCTCCGGTATCGCGTCTTTCGTCGGTGCATTCTTCGCCACCTGGGGTCTGGTGTTTCTCGCCCCCCAGCTCGTCGATCTGGCCCTGCTGTTCGGCCCTGCCGAGTACTTCGCCATGTTCACCCTCGCCTTTGCCACGTTGGGCGGTGTGACCAGTGCCAACCAGGCCAAAGCCGCCTTTGCCGCGGCCATCGGACTGGCGCTGGCTTTTGTCGGCGTGGACGGCCAGACCGGTGTGCCCCGATTCTCGTTCGGCAATGTGCACTTCTACGACGGCATCGATTTCCTGATCGCCATCGTCGGCATGTTTGCGCTGTCCGAAGTTCTGGTTTTCATCGAAGAGCGCGGCCAGAAGAACAGCACCTCCACCCAGCCCGTCACCTCGATTGGTCGTTCCATTCCACCCTGGTCCATGCTCAAGCAAACCAGTGGCTCCATGGCGCGCGGCACCGTTCTGGGCTTCATCGCCGGCGTTCTGCCAGGCGCAGGCGCATCGCTGGGCTCTTTCCTGGCCTACACGGTGGAAAAGAAAGTCGTCGGCAAAAACGGCAAATTTGGCCAAGGAGACCCTCGCGGTGTCGCCGCTCCCGAGGCGGGCAACAACGCTGCCGCTGGTGGCGCACTGGTGCCCATGCTGGCACTGGGCGTGCCCGGCTCCGGCACCACAGCGGTCTTGCTGGCCATGCTGCTCTCGCTCAACATCACGCCAGGCCCGCTGCTGTTCACCAACAACCCGGATGTGGTCTGGGGGCTGATCGCCGCGCTGTTCATCGCCAACATCATGCTGTTGCTGCTGAACGTGCCCATGGTGGGTCTGTTTGCGCGCATCCTGCGCATTCCGCCTTACTACCTGATGCCGGCCGTCGCCATGATCTCCTTCATCGGCATCTATGCGCTGACCAACTCCACCTTTGACCTGATGCTGATGATTGCTTTTGGTGTCTTTGGCTGGTTGATGCGCAAGCTCAACATCCCGATGGTGCCGGTGATCCTGGGCATCTTGCTGGGTGAGCTGATGGAGAAGAACCTGCGCCGGGCCCTGACCATTTCCGATGGCGATATGTCCATCCTCTATGGCTCACCGCTGGCAGTCACCTTCCTGGCGATGGCAATTGCTGGCTTCGTCTTGCCGATTTTCATTGCCAAGTTCGTGACCCCCAAGCGCATGGTGATCCCCGAAAGTCACAACGACGGTACATCCGATTGA
- a CDS encoding tripartite tricarboxylate transporter TctB family protein, whose protein sequence is MSDRIFGSATIVLSLLMVWATGLIEESFIQDPLGPKAFPLVIAGIMGLSGLVMIFKPDAEPHWPGLVKLAELVATVGVFVAYAQSLPIAGFVLSTAVATAFLVWRLGGTTRQSLIGGVVIAVGIYAVFQHVLGLNLAKGPWGF, encoded by the coding sequence ATGAGTGACAGAATTTTTGGCAGCGCAACCATCGTGCTCTCGCTGCTGATGGTGTGGGCCACCGGCCTGATCGAAGAGAGCTTTATCCAGGACCCCTTGGGGCCCAAAGCATTCCCCCTGGTGATCGCCGGCATCATGGGCCTGTCGGGCCTGGTGATGATCTTCAAGCCCGACGCTGAGCCCCATTGGCCCGGCTTGGTCAAACTGGCCGAATTGGTGGCAACGGTGGGCGTCTTTGTTGCGTACGCCCAGTCCTTGCCCATCGCAGGTTTCGTCCTGAGCACTGCCGTGGCCACGGCGTTCCTCGTCTGGCGCCTGGGCGGCACAACCCGCCAATCGCTGATCGGTGGCGTCGTGATCGCTGTCGGTATCTACGCCGTCTTTCAGCACGTTCTGGGTCTCAACCTGGCCAAGGGCCCTTGGGGCTTCTGA
- a CDS encoding tripartite tricarboxylate transporter substrate-binding protein has protein sequence MTHFKPLARWAAPITITLAAVSMPASAFEPGSTECIAPAGAGGGWDMTCRMVGKTMQDLKLFPGSMQVTNKAGGGGGVAFAEVVNKRNTENNLIVAASAATSTRLGQGAYPGNTMDQVRWIAAVGADYGMIAVAADSPIKTLPELMAKVKADPSTVAFAGGSAVGGWDHLKVLMASRKAGVTNVRTIKYVAFDGGGEAVTQLLAGSVQAFTGDISEVKGFVDAGKIKVLAVLAPERLAGDFAKYPTAKEQGLDVVGANWRGFYAPGKMSDDAYNYWVKNIGAAYDSKAWKEVMLNNGMAPLNLRGVAFQKFVKESVDEIHELSVEIGIVKK, from the coding sequence ATGACCCATTTCAAACCCCTGGCCCGCTGGGCTGCCCCGATCACAATCACGCTCGCAGCGGTCTCCATGCCTGCCAGCGCCTTTGAGCCCGGCAGCACCGAGTGCATCGCCCCTGCAGGCGCTGGCGGTGGCTGGGACATGACCTGCCGCATGGTCGGCAAGACCATGCAAGACCTCAAGCTGTTCCCCGGCTCCATGCAAGTCACCAACAAGGCCGGCGGCGGCGGCGGCGTGGCATTTGCCGAAGTGGTCAACAAACGCAACACCGAAAACAACCTGATCGTTGCCGCTTCGGCCGCCACGTCAACCCGCCTGGGGCAAGGTGCTTACCCCGGCAACACCATGGACCAGGTGCGCTGGATCGCAGCCGTGGGCGCCGACTACGGCATGATCGCCGTGGCCGCCGATTCGCCGATCAAGACGCTGCCCGAACTGATGGCCAAAGTGAAAGCCGATCCCAGCACGGTGGCCTTCGCCGGCGGCTCTGCAGTGGGTGGCTGGGACCACCTCAAGGTGCTGATGGCCTCGCGCAAGGCTGGCGTGACCAACGTCCGCACCATCAAATACGTGGCGTTTGACGGCGGCGGCGAAGCCGTGACGCAGTTGCTCGCCGGCAGCGTGCAGGCTTTCACCGGTGACATCTCTGAAGTCAAAGGCTTCGTCGACGCCGGCAAGATCAAGGTGCTGGCCGTGTTGGCACCCGAGCGCCTGGCCGGTGACTTTGCCAAGTACCCCACGGCCAAAGAGCAAGGCCTTGACGTGGTGGGCGCCAACTGGCGCGGTTTCTACGCCCCAGGCAAGATGAGCGACGACGCCTACAACTACTGGGTGAAGAACATCGGCGCGGCCTACGACTCCAAAGCGTGGAAAGAAGTCATGCTCAACAACGGCATGGCGCCGTTGAATCTGCGTGGCGTCGCATTCCAGAAATTCGTCAAAGAGTCCGTAGACGAAATCCACGAACTGTCGGTCGAAATCGGCATCGTCAAGAAATAA
- a CDS encoding response regulator transcription factor: MKLLLIEDDPSLRTTLARTLGRRGWDVATCEDGGLALQQWDAVQPDVVALDLTLPHVDGLQLLTIARQRGWLTPVLILTARGTVGDRVMGLNTGADDYLAKPFDLDELEARLRALCRRSVGVAAAGATGGVVDRGHALGALRLDPESGAAYHGDAILDMPPRELALLQALMARPGRAVAKERLFELVFPGALDVQYEAIEVVVYRLRKRLDSTGVALVTLRGLGYLLKVDA, translated from the coding sequence ATGAAGCTGCTGTTGATCGAAGACGACCCTTCCCTGCGGACCACGCTGGCGCGCACGCTGGGGCGCCGCGGCTGGGACGTGGCCACATGCGAAGACGGTGGGTTGGCCTTGCAGCAATGGGATGCCGTGCAGCCCGATGTGGTGGCGCTGGACCTCACCTTGCCGCATGTGGATGGGTTGCAGTTGCTCACGATCGCGCGGCAACGGGGCTGGTTGACCCCTGTTTTGATCCTCACGGCTCGGGGCACGGTCGGGGACAGGGTCATGGGCCTGAACACGGGCGCCGATGACTACCTGGCCAAGCCTTTTGACCTGGATGAGCTGGAAGCACGCCTGCGCGCTTTGTGCCGCCGGAGCGTGGGCGTGGCGGCGGCGGGCGCCACAGGTGGCGTGGTTGACCGCGGTCATGCGCTGGGAGCGCTGCGGCTGGACCCAGAGAGTGGAGCGGCCTATCACGGCGATGCCATTCTCGACATGCCTCCCAGAGAGCTGGCCCTGTTGCAGGCGCTGATGGCGCGCCCGGGACGGGCCGTGGCCAAGGAGCGGCTGTTTGAGCTGGTCTTTCCCGGTGCGCTCGATGTGCAATACGAGGCCATTGAGGTCGTGGTTTACCGCTTGCGCAAGCGCCTGGACAGCACGGGCGTGGCCTTGGTGACTTTGCGTGGCCTGGGGTATTTGCTCAAGGTCGATGCATGA